The window TAAACAACGACACCGAATTTTTTTGCAACAAAAAAATGACCAAACTCATGAATTGTTACAATGACTCCAAAAACGATAATAAAAGCAATAATCGAAGCAAAATTCATTAAGTCAACCCCATTAAGACCAGCAACGGCATCACGACAAGCATAGAGTCAAAACGATCTAAAATACCGCCGTGTCCCGGGAGCATATTTCCGGAATCTTTAACACCGTAAAAACGTTTAAAAGCAGATTCAATTAAATCGCCAAACTGTCCAGCAATCGACAAAAATATTGTAACGATAATAAGTTCAAACGGATTAAATTCCGGAGCAAAATTAGTAACTAATGCAAACATAACCCCAGCAAGGCTCGCAATCAAAGTTCCACCAATAGATCCTTCCCAAGTTTTATTTGGGCTGATTCGGGGAATTAATTTGTGTTTTCCAAATTTGCGACCAATAATATAGGCAAAGCTATCTGTTAACCAAACTATTATTAATCCAAAAACAAAAGCAAGCCATTCATTGGCACGAGCCTGAAGAAAAAAATGAAAACCAAATCCTATGTACAAAACCCCTAGAACTAGAGAACCAGCATCGTCAAAAGTCAACTTATTATTTGACAATACTGTCACAATGAGCATCAACAAAATAAAAAAATAAATCAAACTTTTCTTGTTTAAAAACATTTGTGCAGGCAAAGATACCCAAAAGATATTCGGAAGAATCGTAACAATAACAGCTAGAAAAGAAATCAACGCTTCAAAACTAACTAGCAAGCGTTTTTTCATAAATAATAGTTCCCCAACGGAAATTAGCCCCAAAAATGACATCAAAAGTGTCAAGGGAATCCCACCGATAACAACGAAAGGAATAAAAATTATTAACGCAATGATGCCCGTAATTACTCGTGTTTTCATGATTCTCTTATCTTACCAAAACGACGGTCGCGATTACCATAAGCTGCTAAAGCTTCTTCCAAATCTTCAGCAGTATAATCAGGCCAAAGTTTTGGTGAGAAATAAAACTCCGAATAAGCCGACTGCCACAACAAAAAATTACTGATTCTCTGTTCTCCAGAAGTACGGATAATAAGATCAGGATTGGCTTTATCCGATAAAACACTGGTTAATAAATTACTCTGAAAAAGCCGCTCGTCAATATCTTCAATCTTGATGTCTCCGTGTAAAGCTTGATTAACAATAGATTTAGTAGCATCGACAATTTCTGTACGTCCACCATAATTAATCGCAAAATTCAAAATTAAGCCAGTGTTGTTTTTCGTATCCTTGGCAGCTCTTAAAAATGCTTGGCGAGTTTTTTCAGGCAAATCGTCAATTTCGCCAATTGCTTCAACCTTAATATTATTTTCAATCAGTTCAGGAACAAAAGTATTGAAAAAATCAATTGGCAATTTCATCAAATAATTAACTTCATCTTGAGGACGACCCCAATTTTCGGTAGAAAATGCAAAAAGGGTCAAAACTTTGACTCCGAGGTTGTTCGCCGCAAGAGCGATGGTTTTTACATTCTGCATACCTGCCTTATGACCAAAAATACGAGGCTTATGTTGACGTTTGGCCCAACGGCCGTTTCCATCCATAATTATTGCAACATGTTCAGGTAAGATGACCTCTAATTTTTTTTCATTTTTTGTTTTGGTCATCTTCAAGATTGCCATTAAATCTCCATGAGTTCTTTTTCTTTATTATCCGCTATTCTATCAATATCTTTTATTTCAGTATCCGTCGCTTTTTGAATATCATCTTCTGTTTTATGACGTGAATCCTCGGACAAATCATTATCTTTTTTAAGATCGGCCATAAAGTCATGTCTTGTATTACGCGCAGCTACCTTTGCTTTTTCAGCTTCTGCTTTGACTTGTTTAACTAAATCTTTGCGACTATCTTCGGTGAGTTGAGGAATGATTAAACGAATCGAACTACCGTCATTTTGAGGAGTTAAACCTAAATCACTGGCAAAAATAGCTTGTTCTATTGCTTTCAAAGAAGCTTTATCATACGGAGTAATTAAAAGTACCCTTGCTTCTGGAACTTGAACACTAGCCAACTGGTTTAGAGGAGTTGGGGCCCCATAATATTCAACTTGTATTCTGTTTAAAATATTCGGATTGGCGCGCCCTGCACGAATATTAATTAATTCATTTTGAAAAGCCTTGCTGACTTTCCCCATTCTTTCTTTGACTTCTTTTAGATCAATCATTATTTTGACCCCTTAATAACTGTACCAATATCTTGGCCTTCAATCGCTCTTTGAATATTTCCAGCTTCGTTAAGATTGAAAACAACTAACGGCATATCGGTATCCTTAGCCATAGCCCCAGCGGTTGAATCCATAACTTTTAAATCTTTGCGCAATACTTCGTCGTACGTCAACTCAGCAAATTTAATTGCTTCGTTGTTTTTTCTTGGATCAGAATCATAGACTCCATCAACACCATTTTTACCCATCAGGATAGCATCAGCATTTATTTCAGCAGCGCGAAGTGCCGCTGTAGTATCAGTTGAAAAGTATGGAGAACCAGTTCCAGCACCAAATATAACAATACGTCCCTTTTCCAAATGACGTATCGCGCGACCACGGATATATGGTTCAGCTATTTGACGCATTTCAATCGCCGTTAAAACACGCGTAACGACACCAGCTTGTTCAAGCGCATCTGCTAGTGACAAAGCATTCATAACGGTTCCGAGCATACCAATATAATCAGCTCTAGCACGATCCATTCCAGCTTTTGCTGCTGGTTCCCCACGCCACAAATTGCCACCGCCATTAACAATTGCGATTTGGACCTGCGGATAGGTTCGTTTTATTTCAGCTAATTCGTTTGCAACCCGCTTAACAGTCATTAAATCAATGCCACTTCCGCCGGCGCCGGCCAATGCTTCTCCTGATAACTTTAATAAAACACGATGAAATTTAATCTCAGTCATAGACTTACTCATTGATTTGTTTAGCCACTTCGTCAGCTAAATTGCTTTCCTGCTTCTCGATCCCTTCGCCAACTTGGTAACGGACAAATGATTTGATAGTAGCACCCTGTTTTTTCAAATATTCAGCAACACTTTCACCATCGCCTTTAACAAATGGCTGGTTCAACAAAGCAAGTTCATCGAGAAACTTTCCTAAACGACCCTCGACAATTTTTTCCTTGATATTATCAGGTTTATTGCCAAGATCATCGGCCTTCATTTGAATTGCCTTTTCATGAGCTGCAACATCTGCTGGAACATCTTCTCTGCTCAAGTATTTTGGCGCTATCGCAGCAATGTGCATTGCAATATCTTTAGCGGTCACAGAATCGCTATTCTCAAGAAGAGTAATAACAGAAATTTGTCCTCCCATATGCGAGTAAATTCCAAATGTCTGATTATCATTTTTTTCAACAACATTGAAACGCCGTAAAGTTATTTTTTCGCCAGTATGAGCCGATGTTTGAACGATTTGATCATTTAGAGTTCCCTCGTCAACTGGTATGGCTAAAGCGGATTTTAAATCAACCGGTTTATGCTTAAGAATTACTTTTGCTGTCAAATGGAGTAAATCCAAAAATTTTTCATTGCTGGCAACAAAGTCTGTTTCGGAATTCAATTCAATAATTGCAGCAGTATTTCCCTCTTCAACAACATCAGTCATTCCTTCAGCAGCAACACGATCAGCTTTTTTAGCAGCTTTAGCAACACCGCGTTCCTTTAAAACATCAATTGCCTTTTCCATATCGCCATTAGTTTCTACTAAGGCTTTTTTTGCATCCATTATTCCTGCGCTTGTCTTTTCACGCAATTCTTTAACTAGTGCAGCAGTTATTTGTGCCATTTCTTACCTCACAAAAAATCGCCTAAACAGGCGATATTATTTTAGTCGTTTTATGCTTCTCGGTTTTCGTTATTTGACGCTTCTTCAAAATCTCCTTCGCCATTGGTAGTATCGGCAAAAGTTTTTTCCGCCGAATCTTCACCAGCATCCTGTCCTTGGCGACCTTCAATAATAGCATCGGCCATTTTTGAAGTAATTAATTTAACCGCACGGATTGCATCATCGTTTGCAGGAATCTTGACATCAACTAAATCGGGATTTCCATTGGTGTCAATCATTGCAACAACCGGAATATTCAAAGTGCGAGCCTCTTTAACAGCTATTTCTTCTGTCTTCGAGTCAACAACGAACATAACATCAGGAATGTCTTCCATGTCTGCAATTCCGCCAAGGAACTTTTCCAACTTCGCTTTTTGTTTACCGAGCTGAGAGGCCTCTTTTTTTGGAAGCTTATCAAAACTGCCATCTTCTTCAGCTGCACGGAGTTCCTTCAACTTATTAATACGAGTCTTGATTGTGTTCCAGTTTGTTAATGTACCACCCAACCAGCGATGATTCACATAAGCAACTCCAGCACGTTTTGCCTCTTCTTCGATTGCTTCAGTGGCTTGTTTTTTCGTACCAACAAATAGGAAATTGGCTCCGTCTGCAGCCTCTCCTTTAACCCAGTTATAGGCATCATCTGCCATTCGTAAAGTTTTTTGTAAATCGATAATATGAATACCATTACGGGAAGTAAATATATATTCATCCATCCGAGGATCCCAGCGACGAGTTTGATGACCAAAATGAGCGCCGGCCTCTAAAAGTTCTTTCATTGAAATTGCAGCCATATTAGGCCTCCTAATGTTTTTGTCCTCACAAAAGTTTCACATATTTCATCGACTCGATGAGCAACTGATAAAATATCCGCCTTTGTTGTGTATTGGCGAATGCCGCTTAACATTTTACCTGAAACGAACTTTGATTACAAGCCAATATAACGCTCCTTCTCGATCCTGGTAAAGCGTTTAAATTTGGCTTCAAAGCTTAATGCCTCACTTTTGCTAGAAAATTCTTCATGATAAACGAGTTTAAGTGGGTGATGAATTGCTGCTCTTGTGAATTTAGCCCCTTTTTTAGCCTGGTGAGTAGCAAAGCGGCGATTAACATCATCTGAAGTCCCCGCATATAAATAATTATCTGCCGTCTGGATTACATAGAAGAAGTATTTACTGTTGTGAAGAATATTGCGTAATTCTTTAGTATATTCATTTTTTTCATTGAAGATAACCATTGGTTTTTCGATACTAATCTTTGCGTTGCTTCCTTGCTTAATCGCTTTTACCAAAACAAGCTTTGCTTCGGAATTTTTCTTTCCATAAATAAAACGTAGTTTGGAAATACCAAATCCGTTTTTAACTAGCAATTCTACAAAATCTGCAATTCGTTCTGCACGATAAATAAAATATAATTTTCCTTTTGATTTTAAATATTTTTTGCTTTGACTAATTAAAGCTGCCAGATCAAAATTACCTTCATGACGAGCATGTGTTCTTTTTTTTGATAGATTTTTTTTAGAATAATTTTCGGAATCAAAATAAGGCGGGTTGGATACGATGATATCTAAGGAATTTAGCTGAAATACGCTGTCTAGATTATTAATATCCTGATTAATTATTTTGACCCTTTTCGTTAAATCATTTAAACCAACAGTTTTTTCTTCTATTTGTGACAATTGAGAATCGTTTTCAATTAAAAAAACTTTTCCTGGATTTTCAACAGCGTACAGCAAACCAATAATTCCGGTTCCTGCACCAAAATCAGCTAGTAAAAGTCTTTGAGACTTGGATTTATCAACAAAAGTCGCAATCAAAAAAGCATCAATGCCAAACTTGGGCAGCTGATTGCTTTGCAGAACTTTAAGTTTTCCACCTATTTCTTCAATTTTTTCATTAGAATTCAAACTGATTTTTGTCATTTTTATATAATGATAGACATGTATACAGTAATTTTTCGAATTATTCAGGTAATTCGTTGGCTAATCAATGGAAAAACTCATGTATATGGACAAGAGAATATTCCTAAAAACACACAATTCATTTTGATCGCTCCCCATCGTACTTGGTGGGATCCACTTTGGTTTGCAATGACTTTGCTGCCAAGACAATTTATTATTATGGCAAAAAAAGAATTGTATAAAAACAAAGTTTTTGGATGGGCTTTAAAAAAAATCGGTGTTTTCCCGGTTGACCGTAATCACCCAGGACCATCCGCAATTAAAATTCCAGTTAAAGAATTAAGGAGCGGGACACGCAATTTCATGATTTTTCCTTCTGGTTCTCGTCACTCTTCAAAATTAGAAGGTGGGGCTGTTTTAATTGCTAAAATGTCCGGCAGAAGCCTTTTACCAGTCGTTTACCAAGG of the Oenococcus sp. UCMA 16435 genome contains:
- a CDS encoding 1-acyl-sn-glycerol-3-phosphate acyltransferase encodes the protein MYTVIFRIIQVIRWLINGKTHVYGQENIPKNTQFILIAPHRTWWDPLWFAMTLLPRQFIIMAKKELYKNKVFGWALKKIGVFPVDRNHPGPSAIKIPVKELRSGTRNFMIFPSGSRHSSKLEGGAVLIAKMSGRSLLPVVYQGPLKFIGLFRRGSTSVAFGPMIPVPKKADEKEIIISMQKAFSDLDKKINKNWVYIDPHPKKTNQDK
- a CDS encoding elongation factor Ts; amino-acid sequence: MAQITAALVKELREKTSAGIMDAKKALVETNGDMEKAIDVLKERGVAKAAKKADRVAAEGMTDVVEEGNTAAIIELNSETDFVASNEKFLDLLHLTAKVILKHKPVDLKSALAIPVDEGTLNDQIVQTSAHTGEKITLRRFNVVEKNDNQTFGIYSHMGGQISVITLLENSDSVTAKDIAMHIAAIAPKYLSREDVPADVAAHEKAIQMKADDLGNKPDNIKEKIVEGRLGKFLDELALLNQPFVKGDGESVAEYLKKQGATIKSFVRYQVGEGIEKQESNLADEVAKQINE
- a CDS encoding isoprenyl transferase: MAILKMTKTKNEKKLEVILPEHVAIIMDGNGRWAKRQHKPRIFGHKAGMQNVKTIALAANNLGVKVLTLFAFSTENWGRPQDEVNYLMKLPIDFFNTFVPELIENNIKVEAIGEIDDLPEKTRQAFLRAAKDTKNNTGLILNFAINYGGRTEIVDATKSIVNQALHGDIKIEDIDERLFQSNLLTSVLSDKANPDLIIRTSGEQRISNFLLWQSAYSEFYFSPKLWPDYTAEDLEEALAAYGNRDRRFGKIRES
- a CDS encoding GIY-YIG nuclease family protein, which codes for MTKISLNSNEKIEEIGGKLKVLQSNQLPKFGIDAFLIATFVDKSKSQRLLLADFGAGTGIIGLLYAVENPGKVFLIENDSQLSQIEEKTVGLNDLTKRVKIINQDINNLDSVFQLNSLDIIVSNPPYFDSENYSKKNLSKKRTHARHEGNFDLAALISQSKKYLKSKGKLYFIYRAERIADFVELLVKNGFGISKLRFIYGKKNSEAKLVLVKAIKQGSNAKISIEKPMVIFNEKNEYTKELRNILHNSKYFFYVIQTADNYLYAGTSDDVNRRFATHQAKKGAKFTRAAIHHPLKLVYHEEFSSKSEALSFEAKFKRFTRIEKERYIGL
- the rpsB gene encoding 30S ribosomal protein S2, whose translation is MAAISMKELLEAGAHFGHQTRRWDPRMDEYIFTSRNGIHIIDLQKTLRMADDAYNWVKGEAADGANFLFVGTKKQATEAIEEEAKRAGVAYVNHRWLGGTLTNWNTIKTRINKLKELRAAEEDGSFDKLPKKEASQLGKQKAKLEKFLGGIADMEDIPDVMFVVDSKTEEIAVKEARTLNIPVVAMIDTNGNPDLVDVKIPANDDAIRAVKLITSKMADAIIEGRQGQDAGEDSAEKTFADTTNGEGDFEEASNNENREA
- a CDS encoding phosphatidate cytidylyltransferase is translated as MKTRVITGIIALIIFIPFVVIGGIPLTLLMSFLGLISVGELLFMKKRLLVSFEALISFLAVIVTILPNIFWVSLPAQMFLNKKSLIYFFILLMLIVTVLSNNKLTFDDAGSLVLGVLYIGFGFHFFLQARANEWLAFVFGLIIVWLTDSFAYIIGRKFGKHKLIPRISPNKTWEGSIGGTLIASLAGVMFALVTNFAPEFNPFELIIVTIFLSIAGQFGDLIESAFKRFYGVKDSGNMLPGHGGILDRFDSMLVVMPLLVLMGLT
- the frr gene encoding ribosome recycling factor; amino-acid sequence: MIDLKEVKERMGKVSKAFQNELINIRAGRANPNILNRIQVEYYGAPTPLNQLASVQVPEARVLLITPYDKASLKAIEQAIFASDLGLTPQNDGSSIRLIIPQLTEDSRKDLVKQVKAEAEKAKVAARNTRHDFMADLKKDNDLSEDSRHKTEDDIQKATDTEIKDIDRIADNKEKELMEI
- a CDS encoding UMP kinase; amino-acid sequence: MTEIKFHRVLLKLSGEALAGAGGSGIDLMTVKRVANELAEIKRTYPQVQIAIVNGGGNLWRGEPAAKAGMDRARADYIGMLGTVMNALSLADALEQAGVVTRVLTAIEMRQIAEPYIRGRAIRHLEKGRIVIFGAGTGSPYFSTDTTAALRAAEINADAILMGKNGVDGVYDSDPRKNNEAIKFAELTYDEVLRKDLKVMDSTAGAMAKDTDMPLVVFNLNEAGNIQRAIEGQDIGTVIKGSK